The Pseudomonas sp. FP2309 genome has a window encoding:
- a CDS encoding transglycosylase SLT domain-containing protein, whose translation MRSRLFNFLSCLLLSATAVQSAQAVDLTTQRQYYDEAKRALAKGDTGPYMQYSQALADYPLTPYLAYDELTARLKTASNQEIEQFLAKNGDLPQANWMKLRWLRWLAERGDWQTFEKYYDPKLNFVELDCLHGQYQLTHNLKAEGYKTAEKLWMTGKSQPAACDVTFGQWAADGQLTEQKIWDRAKLAAEARNYALANSLVKTLPTLGAQGRLMVDVAQKPDMLSDPSRFQPATEAMSDAVGLGLRRLARQDPDKAMAMLDGYASSMHFSRDEKVSIAREIGLTLAKRFDPRALEVMTKYDPELRDNTVSEWRLRLLLRLARWEDAYQLTRKLPQDLATTNRWRYWQARSLELAEPKNPQALVLYKNLSRERDFYGFLAADRSKAPYQLNNKPLLMSQALINKVRNTPGVRRALEFYARGQVVDGRREWYHVSRHFNRDEMVAQAKLAYDMKWYFPAIRTISQAQYWDDLDIRFPMAHRDTLVREAKVRGLHSSWVFAITRQESAFMDDARSGVGASGLMQLMPGTAKETARKFSIPLASPAQVLDPDKNIQLGAAYLSQVHSQFNGNRVLASAAYNAGPGRVRQWLRGADHLSFDVWVESIPFDETRQYVQNVLSYSVIYGQKLNSPQPLVDWHERYFDDQ comes from the coding sequence ATGCGCAGTCGCCTTTTCAACTTTTTATCTTGTCTGCTTCTTTCCGCCACCGCCGTTCAATCCGCCCAGGCCGTGGACCTCACCACCCAACGTCAATATTACGATGAAGCCAAGCGCGCCCTGGCCAAGGGCGACACCGGCCCGTACATGCAATACAGCCAGGCGCTGGCCGACTACCCGCTCACGCCTTACCTCGCCTACGACGAACTGACCGCCCGCCTGAAAACCGCGAGCAACCAGGAGATCGAGCAGTTCCTTGCCAAAAACGGCGACCTGCCCCAGGCCAACTGGATGAAGCTGCGCTGGTTGCGCTGGCTGGCCGAACGCGGCGACTGGCAGACCTTTGAAAAGTACTACGACCCCAAGCTCAATTTCGTCGAACTGGACTGCCTGCACGGCCAATACCAACTCACTCACAACCTGAAAGCCGAAGGCTACAAGACCGCCGAAAAACTGTGGATGACCGGCAAATCCCAACCCGCCGCCTGTGATGTCACCTTCGGCCAGTGGGCGGCCGACGGCCAACTCACCGAACAGAAAATCTGGGACCGCGCCAAACTCGCCGCCGAAGCGCGCAACTACGCCCTGGCCAACAGCCTGGTGAAGACCCTGCCGACCCTCGGCGCCCAAGGCCGCCTGATGGTGGACGTGGCGCAAAAACCCGACATGCTCAGCGACCCATCACGCTTCCAGCCAGCCACCGAGGCCATGTCGGACGCCGTGGGCCTGGGCCTGCGTCGCCTGGCACGCCAGGACCCGGACAAGGCCATGGCTATGCTCGACGGCTATGCCAGCAGCATGCACTTCTCCCGTGACGAAAAAGTGTCGATCGCCCGCGAAATCGGGCTGACCCTGGCCAAACGCTTCGACCCACGCGCCCTTGAGGTGATGACCAAATACGACCCGGAACTGCGCGACAACACCGTCTCCGAGTGGCGCCTGCGCCTGCTGCTGCGCCTGGCGCGCTGGGAAGATGCCTACCAGTTGACCCGCAAACTCCCACAAGACCTGGCCACCACCAACCGCTGGCGCTACTGGCAGGCCCGCAGCCTGGAACTGGCCGAGCCGAAAAACCCGCAAGCCCTGGTGCTCTATAAGAACCTGTCGCGGGAGCGGGATTTCTATGGGTTCCTCGCCGCCGATCGCTCCAAGGCGCCTTATCAGTTGAATAACAAGCCGCTGCTGATGAGCCAGGCGCTGATCAACAAGGTGCGCAACACCCCAGGCGTGCGTCGTGCCCTGGAGTTCTACGCCCGTGGTCAAGTGGTCGATGGCCGCCGCGAGTGGTACCACGTCAGCCGCCACTTCAATCGTGACGAAATGGTGGCCCAGGCCAAGCTGGCCTACGACATGAAGTGGTATTTCCCGGCGATTCGTACCATCAGCCAGGCGCAATACTGGGACGACCTGGACATCCGCTTTCCCATGGCTCACCGCGACACCCTGGTACGTGAAGCCAAAGTTCGCGGCCTGCATTCCAGTTGGGTGTTTGCCATCACCCGCCAGGAAAGCGCCTTTATGGACGATGCCCGCTCCGGCGTCGGTGCCAGCGGCCTGATGCAACTGATGCCCGGCACCGCCAAAGAGACAGCGCGCAAATTCAGCATCCCCCTGGCCTCCCCGGCCCAGGTGCTGGACCCGGATAAAAACATCCAGCTCGGTGCCGCGTACCTGAGCCAGGTGCACAGCCAGTTCAACGGCAACCGTGTCCTCGCCTCCGCCGCCTATAACGCCGGGCCCGGCCGTGTGCGCCAATGGCTGCGCGGTGCCGATCATCTGAGTTTCGACGTGTGGGTGGAAAGCATCCCCTTCGACGAAACCCGCCAGTACGTGCAAAACGTGCTGTCTTATTCGGTGATCTACGGGCAGAAGCTCAACTCGCCACAGCCGTTGGTGGATTGGCATGAGCGCTACTTTGATGATCAGTAA
- a CDS encoding ATP-binding cassette domain-containing protein yields MTLLKFSDVSLAFGAMPLLDKVSWQIARGERVCIIGRNGTGKSSMMKLVKGDQKPDEGSVWRAPGLKIGELPQELPVADGRTVFDVVAEGLDGVGELLAQYHHLAQNCVTDEDLDKLMHVQQDLEARDGWRLQQLVDSTLSRLQLPADKTLAELSGGWRRRVLLAQALVSEPDLLLLDEPTNHLDIGAIAWLEEALKDFQGAVLFITHDRSFLQNLATRILELDRGGLIDWNGDYASFLVHKEAALAAEETANALFDKKLAQEEVWIRQGIKARRTRNEGRVRALKALRVERGERRERTGKANIQLDTADKSGKQVMVLENVSFHHPDGPFLIKDFSMVLQRGDRIGLLGANGTGKTTLLKLMLSGLQPTSGTVEEGTRIDVAYFDQLRHQLDLEKTVIDNVAEGRDFIDIDGQSRHVLSYLGDFLFSPQRARTPVKALSGGERARLLLAKLFSKPANLLVLDEPTNDLDVETLELLEEVLLTFNGTVLMVSHDRAFLDNVVTSTLVFEGEGKVREYVGGYQDWLRQGGSPRLLGVTESKSGKADLNSAVVTPVAAAAPVQEAAPAAKKKLSYKLQRELEALPGDIDAKEQQIAAVEAEMADAGFYQRPAAETAKVIASLEALNQELEALVERWAELDA; encoded by the coding sequence ATGACCCTGCTCAAATTCAGCGATGTGTCCCTTGCTTTCGGCGCTATGCCGTTGTTGGACAAGGTGTCCTGGCAGATCGCCCGTGGTGAGCGGGTGTGCATCATCGGCCGCAACGGCACCGGCAAATCCAGCATGATGAAGCTGGTCAAGGGCGACCAGAAGCCCGATGAAGGCTCCGTGTGGCGCGCGCCGGGCCTCAAGATCGGCGAATTGCCGCAAGAATTGCCGGTGGCCGACGGACGGACAGTGTTCGACGTGGTCGCCGAAGGCCTGGATGGCGTGGGTGAGTTGCTTGCGCAATACCACCACCTGGCGCAGAACTGCGTCACCGACGAAGATCTGGACAAGCTGATGCACGTCCAGCAAGACCTCGAAGCCCGTGACGGCTGGCGCTTGCAGCAACTGGTCGACAGCACCTTGAGCCGCCTGCAACTGCCGGCCGACAAGACCCTTGCCGAGTTGTCCGGTGGCTGGCGCCGTCGCGTACTGCTGGCCCAGGCGCTGGTGTCCGAGCCGGACCTGCTGCTGCTCGACGAACCCACCAACCACCTGGACATCGGCGCAATCGCCTGGCTCGAAGAAGCCCTCAAGGATTTTCAGGGCGCCGTGCTGTTCATCACGCACGACCGTTCTTTCCTGCAGAACCTGGCCACGCGCATCCTTGAACTGGACCGTGGCGGCCTGATCGACTGGAACGGCGACTACGCCAGCTTCCTGGTGCACAAGGAAGCGGCGCTGGCCGCTGAAGAAACCGCCAACGCGCTGTTCGACAAAAAACTGGCCCAGGAAGAAGTCTGGATCCGCCAGGGCATCAAGGCCCGCCGCACCCGTAACGAAGGTCGCGTACGCGCCCTGAAGGCCCTGCGTGTTGAGCGCGGCGAGCGTCGTGAGCGCACCGGCAAGGCCAATATCCAACTGGACACCGCCGACAAGTCCGGCAAGCAAGTGATGGTGCTGGAAAACGTCAGCTTCCATCACCCGGACGGTCCGTTCCTGATCAAGGACTTCTCCATGGTCCTGCAGCGCGGCGACCGTATCGGCCTGCTGGGCGCCAACGGTACCGGCAAGACCACCTTGCTCAAGCTGATGCTCAGCGGTCTGCAACCGACCAGCGGCACCGTGGAAGAAGGCACGCGCATCGACGTGGCCTACTTCGACCAGTTGCGCCACCAGTTGGACCTGGAAAAGACCGTGATCGACAACGTGGCCGAAGGCCGCGACTTTATCGATATCGACGGCCAGAGCCGCCACGTGCTGAGCTACCTGGGCGACTTCCTGTTCAGCCCGCAGCGTGCCCGGACCCCAGTCAAAGCGTTGTCCGGTGGTGAGCGCGCGCGTTTGCTGTTGGCCAAGCTGTTCAGCAAGCCGGCGAACCTGCTGGTACTCGACGAACCGACCAACGACCTCGACGTGGAAACCCTCGAGCTGCTCGAAGAAGTGCTGTTGACCTTCAACGGCACTGTGCTGATGGTCAGCCACGATCGGGCATTCCTCGATAACGTGGTGACCAGCACCCTGGTCTTCGAAGGCGAAGGCAAGGTACGCGAGTACGTCGGTGGTTATCAGGACTGGCTGCGCCAGGGCGGTTCGCCGCGTCTGCTGGGCGTGACCGAGAGCAAGTCCGGCAAAGCCGACTTGAACTCCGCAGTGGTCACCCCGGTAGCCGCTGCTGCGCCGGTGCAGGAAGCTGCACCCGCGGCCAAGAAGAAACTCAGCTACAAGCTGCAGCGCGAGCTGGAAGCCTTGCCGGGTGACATCGACGCCAAGGAACAGCAGATCGCCGCGGTAGAAGCGGAAATGGCTGACGCGGGTTTCTACCAGCGTCCTGCGGCGGAAACCGCCAAGGTCATCGCTTCGCTGGAGGCGCTGAACCAGGAACTGGAGGCGCTGGTTGAGCGTTGGGCCGAGTTGGATGCCTGA
- a CDS encoding universal stress protein: MSYEHILVAVDLTEECDPVIKRARDSAIANGAKLSLVHIVEPMAMAFGGDVPMDLSQLQQQQFDQAKERLDRLILKYPEVSKENSHLTYGQPRQEIHHLAKEQGCDLIVVGSHGRHGLALLLGSTANDVLHGAPCDVLAVKLVKNS, from the coding sequence ATGTCCTACGAACATATTCTGGTCGCGGTCGACCTGACCGAAGAGTGCGATCCAGTGATCAAGCGCGCGCGGGACTCCGCAATCGCCAACGGCGCCAAACTGTCACTGGTGCACATCGTCGAGCCCATGGCCATGGCCTTTGGCGGCGACGTGCCGATGGACCTTTCCCAGTTGCAGCAGCAGCAATTCGACCAGGCCAAGGAACGCCTTGACCGATTGATTCTCAAATACCCGGAAGTAAGCAAGGAAAATTCCCACCTCACCTACGGCCAACCGCGCCAGGAAATCCACCACCTCGCCAAGGAACAAGGTTGCGACCTGATCGTGGTCGGCAGTCATGGCCGTCACGGCCTTGCGCTGTTGCTGGGTTCCACCGCCAATGACGTGCTGCACGGCGCGCCGTGTGATGTGCTGGCGGTGAAGCTGGTAAAAAATTCGTAA
- the fadB gene encoding fatty acid oxidation complex subunit alpha FadB, whose translation MIYEGKAITVKALESGIVELKFDLKGESVNKFNRLTLNELRQAVDTIKADASVKGVIVSSGKDVFIVGADITEFVDNFKLPDAELVAGNLEANKIFSDFEDLNVPTVAAINGIALGGGLEMCLAADFRVMAATAKIGLPEVKLGIYPGFGGTVRLPRIIGADNAIEWIASGKENKAEDALKVGAVDAVVAPDKLAEAALNLIKGAISGEFGYKAKRQPKLEKLKLNAIEQMMSFETAKGFVAGQAGPNYPAPVEAIKTIQKAANFGRDKALEVEAAGFVKLAKTSAAQSLIGLFLNDQELKKKAKAYDEIAKDVKQAAVLGAGIMGGGIAYQSASKGTPILMKDINEHGIEQGLAEAAKLLVGRVDKGRMTAAKMAEVLNGIRPTLSYGDFGHVDLVVEAVVENPKVKQAVLAEVEAQVKDDTILASNTSTISISLLAKALKRPENFVGMHFFNPVHMMPLVEVIRGEKSSELAVATTVAYAKKMGKNPIVVNDCPGFLVNRVLFPYFGGFAKLVSAGVDFVRIDKVMEKFGWPMGPAYLMDVVGIDTGHHGRDVMAEGFPDRMKDDRRSAVDALYEAKRLGQKNGKGFYAYETDKKGKQKKVADPSVHEVLAPVIYEQREVSDEDIINWMMIALCLETVRCLEDGIVETAAEADMGLVYGIGFPPFRGGALRYIDSIGVAEFVALADQYADLGPLYHPTAKLREMARNGQSFFG comes from the coding sequence ATGATTTACGAAGGTAAAGCCATCACGGTTAAGGCTCTTGAAAGTGGCATCGTCGAATTGAAATTCGACCTCAAGGGTGAGTCCGTCAACAAGTTCAACCGTCTAACCCTGAACGAACTGCGTCAGGCCGTAGACACCATCAAAGCAGATGCTTCGGTCAAGGGCGTGATCGTTTCCAGCGGCAAGGACGTGTTTATCGTCGGCGCTGACATCACCGAATTCGTCGACAACTTCAAGCTGCCCGATGCCGAGCTGGTGGCTGGCAACCTCGAAGCCAACAAGATTTTCAGCGATTTCGAAGACCTCAACGTGCCAACCGTTGCCGCGATCAATGGCATCGCGCTGGGTGGTGGTCTGGAAATGTGCCTGGCCGCCGACTTCCGCGTCATGGCCGCCACCGCCAAAATTGGTCTGCCTGAAGTCAAACTGGGCATCTACCCAGGTTTCGGCGGCACCGTGCGCCTGCCGCGCATCATCGGTGCCGACAACGCCATCGAGTGGATTGCCTCCGGCAAGGAAAACAAAGCCGAAGACGCACTGAAAGTCGGTGCCGTCGATGCCGTGGTTGCCCCGGACAAACTGGCCGAAGCTGCACTGAACCTGATCAAGGGCGCCATCAGCGGCGAATTTGGCTACAAGGCCAAGCGTCAGCCGAAGCTGGAAAAACTCAAGCTCAACGCCATCGAACAAATGATGTCGTTCGAAACCGCCAAAGGTTTCGTGGCTGGCCAGGCCGGCCCGAACTACCCGGCGCCGGTTGAAGCGATCAAGACCATCCAGAAGGCCGCGAACTTCGGTCGCGACAAAGCCCTGGAAGTGGAAGCGGCCGGCTTCGTCAAACTGGCGAAAACCTCGGCTGCCCAAAGCTTGATCGGCTTGTTCCTGAACGATCAGGAACTGAAGAAAAAGGCCAAGGCCTACGACGAAATCGCCAAGGACGTGAAACAGGCTGCCGTACTCGGCGCCGGTATCATGGGCGGCGGTATTGCCTACCAGTCGGCGTCCAAAGGCACGCCGATCCTGATGAAAGACATCAACGAGCACGGTATCGAGCAAGGCCTGGCGGAAGCTGCCAAATTGCTGGTGGGCCGCGTTGATAAAGGTCGCATGACCGCTGCGAAAATGGCTGAAGTGCTTAACGGCATTCGTCCTACGCTGTCCTACGGCGATTTCGGCCACGTCGACCTGGTGGTCGAAGCGGTTGTCGAGAATCCGAAGGTCAAGCAGGCGGTACTGGCCGAAGTTGAAGCCCAGGTCAAAGACGACACCATTCTGGCGTCGAACACTTCGACCATTTCCATCTCGCTGTTGGCCAAGGCCCTCAAGCGTCCGGAAAACTTCGTGGGCATGCACTTCTTCAACCCGGTGCACATGATGCCGCTGGTGGAAGTCATCCGTGGCGAGAAGTCCAGCGAGCTGGCCGTTGCCACCACCGTGGCGTACGCCAAAAAAATGGGCAAGAACCCGATCGTGGTCAACGACTGCCCGGGCTTCCTGGTCAACCGCGTACTGTTCCCGTACTTCGGCGGTTTCGCCAAGCTGGTCAGCGCCGGCGTGGACTTTGTGCGCATCGACAAAGTCATGGAAAAATTCGGCTGGCCCATGGGCCCGGCGTACCTGATGGACGTGGTCGGCATCGACACCGGTCACCACGGTCGTGACGTCATGGCTGAAGGCTTCCCGGACCGCATGAAGGACGACCGTCGTTCGGCTGTCGACGCCCTTTACGAAGCCAAGCGCCTGGGCCAGAAGAACGGCAAAGGGTTCTACGCCTACGAGACCGACAAGAAGGGCAAGCAGAAGAAAGTTGCCGACCCATCGGTGCACGAAGTGCTCGCGCCTGTCATCTACGAACAGCGTGAGGTGTCCGACGAGGACATCATCAACTGGATGATGATCGCCCTGTGCCTGGAAACCGTGCGTTGCCTGGAAGACGGTATCGTTGAAACCGCCGCCGAAGCCGATATGGGCCTGGTGTACGGTATTGGTTTCCCTCCATTCCGTGGCGGTGCGCTGCGTTACATCGACTCGATCGGTGTGGCCGAATTCGTTGCCCTGGCTGATCAATACGCTGATTTGGGCCCGCTGTACCACCCGACCGCGAAGCTGCGTGAAATGGCCAGGAATGGCCAAAGCTTCTTCGGTTAA
- the fadA gene encoding acetyl-CoA C-acyltransferase FadA has translation MSLNPRDVVIVDFGRTPMGRSKGGMHRNTRAEDMSAHLISKLLERNVKVDPNEVEDVIWGCVNQTLEQGWNIARMASLMTQIPHTAAGQTVSRLCGSSMSALHTAAQAIMTGNGDVFVVGGVEHMGHVSMMHGVDPNPHMSLYAAKASGMMGLTAEMLGKMHGITREAQDAFGLRSHQLAHKATVEGKFKDEIIPMNGYDENGFLKLFDYDETIRPDTTLESLAALKPAFNPKGGTVTAGTSSQITDGASCMIVMSAQRAQDLGIQPLAVIRSMAVAGVDPAIMGYGPVPATQKALKRAGLSIADIDFFELNEAFAAQALPVLKDLKVLDKMNEKVNLHGGAIALGHPFGCSGARISGTLLNVMKQNGGNLGVATMCIGLGQGISTVFERV, from the coding sequence ATGAGCTTGAATCCAAGAGACGTGGTGATTGTCGACTTCGGTCGCACGCCGATGGGCCGCTCCAAGGGCGGCATGCACCGCAACACCCGCGCTGAAGATATGTCGGCGCACCTGATCAGCAAGTTGCTGGAGCGCAACGTCAAGGTCGACCCTAATGAAGTCGAGGACGTGATCTGGGGCTGCGTCAACCAGACCCTGGAGCAGGGCTGGAACATCGCACGCATGGCTTCCCTGATGACCCAGATCCCGCACACTGCGGCTGGGCAGACCGTGAGCCGTTTGTGCGGTTCGTCCATGAGCGCGCTGCACACCGCCGCCCAGGCCATCATGACCGGCAACGGCGATGTGTTCGTGGTCGGCGGCGTGGAGCACATGGGCCACGTCAGCATGATGCACGGTGTCGATCCTAACCCGCACATGTCGCTCTACGCGGCGAAAGCTTCGGGCATGATGGGTTTGACTGCGGAAATGCTCGGCAAGATGCACGGCATCACCCGCGAAGCCCAGGATGCGTTCGGCCTGCGCTCCCACCAGCTCGCCCACAAAGCGACCGTGGAAGGCAAGTTCAAGGATGAGATCATCCCGATGAACGGCTACGACGAGAACGGTTTCCTGAAGTTGTTCGACTATGACGAGACCATTCGTCCGGACACCACCCTGGAAAGCCTCGCGGCGCTCAAGCCGGCATTCAACCCGAAAGGCGGCACCGTGACGGCCGGCACTTCGTCGCAAATCACCGACGGTGCTTCGTGCATGATCGTGATGTCGGCGCAGCGTGCCCAGGACCTGGGTATCCAGCCGCTGGCGGTGATTCGCTCGATGGCGGTGGCGGGTGTGGACCCTGCGATCATGGGCTATGGTCCAGTACCAGCGACACAAAAAGCCTTGAAGCGTGCGGGCCTTTCCATCGCCGATATCGACTTCTTTGAGCTCAACGAAGCTTTCGCCGCACAGGCCCTGCCAGTGCTGAAAGATTTGAAAGTGCTCGACAAGATGAACGAGAAGGTTAACCTGCACGGCGGTGCGATTGCCCTGGGCCACCCATTCGGTTGCTCCGGTGCACGTATCTCCGGCACTTTGCTCAATGTGATGAAGCAAAATGGCGGCAACCTCGGGGTAGCCACCATGTGCATTGGTCTTGGCCAAGGCATTTCCACCGTCTTCGAACGCGTCTAA
- a CDS encoding DUF1653 domain-containing protein, with protein MKVEPGLYQHYKGPQYRVFSVARHSETEEEVVFYQALYGEYGFWVRPLSMFLETVEVDGEHVPRFALVQAEASLFSGQ; from the coding sequence ATGAAAGTCGAACCAGGGCTCTACCAACATTATAAGGGGCCGCAGTACCGCGTTTTCAGTGTGGCACGGCACTCCGAGACCGAAGAAGAAGTGGTGTTTTACCAAGCGCTGTATGGCGAATACGGCTTTTGGGTGCGTCCCTTGAGCATGTTCCTGGAGACCGTCGAAGTTGACGGTGAGCACGTCCCGCGCTTTGCTTTGGTCCAGGCCGAAGCCAGTCTTTTTTCAGGGCAATAA
- the topA gene encoding type I DNA topoisomerase has translation MGKSLVIVESPAKAKTINKYLGNEYVVKSSIGHIRDLPTSGSASASKEPAAKRGKAAAGEGPVLTPKEKARKQLVSRMGVDPDHGWKAKYEILPGKEKVIEELRRLAKDADTIYLATDLDREGEAIAWHLREAIGGDDSRYKRVVFNEITKKAIQEAFSKPGELDIDRVNAQQARRFLDRVVGYMVSPLLWAKIARGLSAGRVQSVAVKLVVEREREIRAFNPEEYWEVHADLGTAKGANVRFEVAREKGEAFKPLNEAQAMAALEKLKASSYSIVKREDKPTSSKPSAPFITSTLQQAASNRLGFGVKKTMMMAQRLYEAGYITYMRTDSTNLSQDAVAMARTYIESEFGKKYLPEKPNVYSSKEGAQEAHEAIRPSDANTTPAKLSGMERDAERLYELIWRQFLACQMLPAQYLSTTVSVGAGDFELRAKGRILKFDGYTRVMPQIAKPGDDDVLPDMAQGDTLKLIKLDPSQHFTKPPARYSEASLVKEMEKRGIGRPSTYAAIISTIQDRGYVALHNRRFYSEKMGDIVTERLSESFSNLMDYGFTAGMEENLDDVAHGERDWKNVLDEFYGDFKKKLEVAESPESGMRANQPVMTDIPCLTCGRPMQIRTASTGVFLGCSGYSLPPKERCKATVNLVPGDEIAADDEGESESLVLRGKHRCPICSTAMDAYLLDEKHKLHICGNNPDCNGYEIEEGTYRIKGYEGPSLECDKCGSEMQLKTGRFGKFFGCTNPTCKNTRKLLKSGDAAPPKMDPVKMPELKCEKVNDTYILRDGASGLFLAASQFPKNRETRAPLVLEIVPHKDEIDPKYHFLCEAPKKDPDGRPAVIRYSRKTKEQYVQTEVDGKPTGWKAFYDGGKWKVEDKRQGA, from the coding sequence ATGGGCAAATCGCTGGTCATTGTGGAATCCCCGGCTAAGGCCAAGACCATCAACAAGTACTTGGGCAACGAGTACGTGGTGAAGTCGAGTATCGGCCATATCCGAGACCTGCCCACCAGCGGTTCGGCTAGCGCCAGCAAGGAGCCTGCCGCCAAGCGCGGCAAGGCGGCTGCGGGCGAAGGTCCGGTACTCACGCCAAAAGAGAAAGCGCGCAAGCAGCTGGTCTCGCGCATGGGTGTGGACCCGGATCATGGCTGGAAGGCCAAGTATGAAATCCTTCCGGGCAAGGAAAAGGTCATCGAAGAGCTGCGCCGGCTCGCCAAAGATGCCGACACCATCTATCTCGCAACGGACTTGGACCGCGAAGGGGAAGCCATTGCCTGGCACCTGCGGGAAGCCATCGGCGGCGATGACAGCCGCTACAAGCGTGTGGTGTTCAACGAAATCACCAAGAAAGCCATCCAGGAAGCCTTCTCCAAGCCGGGCGAGCTGGATATCGACCGTGTCAACGCCCAGCAGGCCCGTCGTTTCCTCGACCGCGTGGTCGGTTACATGGTCTCGCCGTTGCTGTGGGCGAAGATCGCCCGTGGCCTGTCCGCCGGCCGTGTGCAATCGGTAGCGGTCAAGTTGGTGGTGGAGCGTGAGCGTGAGATCCGTGCGTTCAACCCTGAAGAGTATTGGGAAGTCCATGCCGACCTCGGTACCGCCAAGGGCGCCAACGTGCGCTTTGAAGTGGCCCGTGAGAAAGGCGAGGCGTTCAAGCCGCTGAACGAAGCCCAGGCCATGGCCGCGCTGGAAAAGCTCAAGGCGTCCAGCTACAGCATCGTCAAGCGTGAAGACAAACCGACCAGCAGCAAGCCGTCGGCACCGTTTATCACCTCCACCCTGCAGCAGGCCGCGAGCAACCGCCTGGGCTTTGGTGTGAAGAAAACCATGATGATGGCCCAGCGTCTGTACGAAGCCGGCTACATCACTTATATGCGTACCGACTCCACCAACCTGTCGCAAGACGCGGTGGCGATGGCGCGCACTTATATTGAAAGCGAGTTCGGCAAGAAGTATCTGCCGGAAAAGCCAAACGTCTACAGCAGCAAAGAGGGTGCGCAGGAGGCTCACGAAGCGATTCGTCCTTCCGACGCCAACACCACGCCGGCCAAGCTGAGTGGCATGGAGCGCGATGCTGAGCGCCTCTACGAGTTGATCTGGCGCCAGTTCCTGGCCTGCCAGATGCTGCCGGCGCAATACTTGTCCACCACGGTCAGCGTGGGTGCCGGCGATTTCGAGCTGCGTGCCAAGGGCCGTATCCTCAAGTTCGACGGTTACACCCGCGTGATGCCGCAAATCGCCAAGCCAGGCGATGATGATGTGTTGCCGGACATGGCCCAGGGCGATACGTTGAAGCTGATCAAGCTCGACCCGTCCCAGCACTTCACCAAGCCGCCGGCGCGTTATTCGGAAGCCAGCCTGGTCAAGGAGATGGAAAAACGCGGTATCGGTCGTCCTTCGACCTACGCTGCGATCATCTCCACCATCCAGGACCGCGGCTATGTGGCGCTGCACAACCGGCGTTTCTATTCGGAAAAGATGGGCGATATCGTCACTGAACGCCTGTCCGAGAGCTTCTCCAACCTGATGGACTATGGCTTTACCGCCGGGATGGAAGAGAACCTCGATGACGTGGCTCATGGCGAGCGCGACTGGAAAAACGTCCTCGACGAGTTCTACGGCGACTTCAAGAAGAAACTCGAAGTGGCCGAAAGCCCCGAGAGCGGCATGCGTGCCAACCAGCCGGTAATGACCGACATCCCGTGCCTGACGTGCGGCCGCCCGATGCAGATTCGTACCGCATCGACCGGCGTGTTCCTCGGCTGCTCGGGCTACAGCCTGCCGCCGAAAGAGCGCTGCAAGGCCACGGTCAACCTGGTGCCGGGTGATGAGATCGCTGCCGATGACGAGGGTGAATCCGAGTCGCTGGTGCTGCGTGGCAAGCACCGCTGCCCGATCTGCAGCACGGCGATGGACGCCTACCTGCTGGACGAGAAACACAAGTTGCACATCTGCGGTAACAACCCCGATTGCAACGGTTACGAGATTGAAGAGGGCACCTACCGCATCAAGGGCTACGAGGGTCCGAGCCTGGAGTGCGACAAGTGCGGCAGCGAGATGCAGCTCAAGACCGGCCGTTTCGGCAAGTTCTTCGGTTGCACCAACCCAACCTGCAAGAACACCCGCAAATTGCTCAAAAGCGGAGACGCTGCACCGCCGAAGATGGACCCGGTGAAGATGCCTGAGCTCAAGTGCGAGAAGGTCAACGACACCTACATCCTGCGTGACGGTGCTTCGGGGTTGTTCCTGGCCGCCAGCCAGTTCCCGAAAAACCGCGAGACCCGCGCACCGCTGGTGCTGGAGATCGTGCCGCATAAGGATGAGATCGACCCGAAATACCACTTCCTGTGTGAAGCGCCGAAGAAGGACCCGGATGGTCGTCCAGCCGTGATCCGCTACAGCCGCAAAACCAAGGAGCAGTACGTGCAGACCGAAGTGGACGGTAAGCCTACAGGCTGGAAAGCGTTCTACGACGGTGGCAAGTGGAAGGTCGAGGACAAGCGCCAGGGCGCTTGA